Proteins encoded within one genomic window of Pseudorasbora parva isolate DD20220531a chromosome 3, ASM2467924v1, whole genome shotgun sequence:
- the si:dkey-237j10.2 gene encoding TLR adapter interacting with SLC15A4 on the lysosome, producing MLGEAFLHVLNCTEDTTNHDGHSHTHSSTPMTCPDPCATNATARSPLTPRTVRAGRPEGLKKPRQSRASAPSNAMPILSCGGEDHLGMTLYCSWCCPSFYKDYPDLRLAGDRLEHWSPHNPDLLNPPDDGPLLKSQDLSSLEPSLEPSQQTEAVTQQDEGYLVMESVQSPGWERRLTNSMLNGYLEVQMLEVFCQHMQNMACCGSSLLGTDVMPALVPTSLTVAKEQTASQGEELDSSSNNVVRYLSTCSTPATSHFSSPVLRISEAE from the exons ATGCTCGGAGAAGCTTTCCTTCATGTTCTGAACTGCACAGAAGACACCACAAATCATGATggacactctcacacacactcatccacCCCCATGACCTGTCCCGACCCCTGTGCGACCAACGCCACTGCCAGATCCCCTCTGACACCACGAACTGTGAGAG CTGGCAGGCCCGAAGGCCTGAAAAAGCCAAGGCAGTCCCGGGCCTCTGCACCCAGCAATGCTATGCCCATTCTCAGCTGTGGTGGGGAGGATCACTTGGGCATGACGCTATATTGCTCCTGGTGCTGTCCCAGCTTCTACAAGGACTATCCGGACCTCCGGCTTGCCGGTGACCGGCTGGAGCACTGGAGTCCCCATAACCCAGACCTGCTCAACCCACCGGACGACGGGCCACTGCTTAAATCTCAGGATTTGAGCTCTTTGGAGCCTTCTCTGGAGCCAAGTCAACAAACAGAGGCTGTAACGCAGCAGGATGAGGGCTATCTTGTCATGGAGAGTGTTCAGAGCCCAGGCTGGGAGAGAAGGCTCACCAACTCTATGTTGAACGGCTATCTGGAGGTCCAAATGCTGGAGGTGTTTTGTCAGCATATGCAAAACATGGCGTGCTGCGGATCGTCATTGCTGGGCACTGACGTCATGCCAGCACTGGTGCCCACCAGCCTGACTGTGGCCAAAGAACAGACAGCCAGTCAGGGGGAAGAGCTGGATTCTTCATCGAATAATGTTGTGCGATACTTGAGCACTTGCTCAACTCCAGCCACCTCCCACTTCAGCTCACCTGTGCTGCGAATTTCAGAAGCTGAATAG